From Streptomyces sp. SAI-135:
GGCCCCGTCGCTCCGCGGGCCGACGGAGGCCGCCGCGATCAGCGTCCTGGGGGCCTGTGGCCAGTCCCCATCCGGTCCGCGGCAGCCTCCGTCGGCCCGCGGCCGGTGCCCACCGGGTATCCACCGGTCCCACCGGTATCCATCGGCCCGCCGCCGACCTCCACCGGCCCGCGGCCGACAACCCCCGTTCCCTTACGATCGAAGGATGCGCACCCGGATCGCCTTCCTCAAGGGCCACGGCACCGAGAACGACTTCGTGATCGTCCCGGACCCCGAGAACGCCCTCGACCTGCCCCCCGCCGCCGTCGCCGCGCTGTGCGACCGTCGGGCCGGCATCGGTGGGGACGGCCTGCTCCACGTCGTACGGTCCGCCGAGCACCCCGAGGCCAGGCACCTGGCCGAGGAGGCCGAGTGGTTCATGGACTACCGCAACGGCGACGGCTCCGTCGCGGAGATGTGCGGCAACGGCGTACGCGTCTTCGCCCGCTATCTCCAGCGCGCCGGGCACGTCACCGAGGGCGACCTCGCGGTGGCCACGCGCGGGGGTGTGAAGAGCGTGCACATCGCGAAGGACGGTGACGTCACCGTCGGCATGGGCAAGGCGCTGCTCCCCGAAGGGGACGTCACGGTGAGCGTCGGCGACCGCAGCTGGCCCGCACGGAACGTGAACATGGGCAACCCGCACGCCGTGGCCTTCGTGGACGACCTCGCGCACGCCGGCGACCTGTACTCCCCGCCGCCCTTCAGCCCGGCCGCCGCCTACCCGAGCGGGGTGAACGTCGAGTTCGTGGTCGACCGCGGCCCCCGCCACGTCGCCATGCGCGTGCACGAGCGCGGAGCGGGCGAGACGCGCTCCTGCGGCACCGGCGCGTGCGCCGTCGCCGTCGCCACGGCACGCAGGGACGGCGCCGACCCCGCGGCCACCGGCAGCCCGGCGACGTACACCGTCGATGTGCCCGGCGGCACCCTGGTGATCACCGAACGGCCCGACGGCGAGATCGAGATGACCGGCCCCGCGGTGATCGTCGCCGAGGGCGAGATCGACGCCGACTGGCTTGAAAACGCGGTCCGTTGACCCTGTGAATCGAAACGATCACAGCCTCGGAGGCGTGGAACTGCGGCCTCCGACCCGTTGTGCGATGCAGAACCGCAGTCAGTCGCAGGTCAGGTGGCGCAAAATCGTAAACCTACAGACCTTCGCTCGAATGGGTGATCCGTTTCACGCTCGCCGAGAGGCGGTCAGCCGGGCGTGATGGGCTCGGTAGCATCAAGCACCGGCCCGGACGGGGGACAGATGCCATCCCCTGAGCCGTGTCCGCCATGGGGCACCCCGTCCGCCGGTCCACGCAGCCGGAGGTGCCCATGAGTGCGGAGGCGACGAACCCCGCGACCCCAGGTCCGGTAGCAGGCCCGGCCGCCCGCTGGCGGGCGCGGATCGACCTGCGCCGCCTCGGCCGCGCCGCGCTGCTCGGCCCCGCCGCCCGCGACCGGCTGCCCGACGCCATCGGCCACGTCGCCGAGGCCCACCGCGCCCACCACCCCGACGCCGACCTCGAACCCCTGCGCCGCGCCTGGGTCCTGGCGGAGTCCTCGCACCGCGGTCAGATGCGCAAGAGCGGTGAGCCGTACATCACCCACCCGCTCGCCGTGACGCTGATCCTCGCCGAACTCGGCGCCGAGACCACGACCTTGACGGCCTCCCTGCTCCACGACACCGTCGAGGACACCGAGGTGACGCTCGATCAGGTCGGTGAGGAGTTCGGCGAGGAGGTCCGTTTCCTCGTCGACGGCGTCACCAAGCTGGAGAAGGTCGACTACGGCGCCGCCGCCGAGCCCGAGACCTTCCGCAAGATGCTCGTCGCCACCGGCAACGACGTCCGCGTGATGTCGATCAAACTCGCCGACCGGCTGCACAACATGCGCACCCTCGGCGTGATGCGCCCCGAGAAGCAGGCCCGCATCGCCAAGGTCACCCGCGACGTCCTCATCCCGCTCGCCGAACGCCTCGGCGTGCAGGCCCTCAAGACCGAACTGGAGGACCTGGTCTTCGCGATCCTCCACCCCGAGGAGTACGAGCACACACGCGAGCTGATCGTCGACAACGCCTCCCGCGCGGACGACCCGCTCGCCGAGATCGCCGAAGAGGTCCGGGGGGTGCTGCGCGAGGCCGGCATCCAGGCCGAAGTCGTCATCCGGCCGCGGCACTTCGTCTCCGTGCACCGGACGGCCCGCAAGCGCGGCAGGCTGCGCGGCGCGGACTTCGGCCGGCTGCTCGTCCTGGTCGCCGAGGACGCGGACTGCTACGGCGTCCTCGGTGAACTGCACACCTGTATGACGCCGGTCGTCTCGGAGTTCAAGGACTTCATCGCCGTACCGAAGTTCAACCTGTACCAGTCGCTGCACACCGCCGTGGCCCGCGGCGACGGCCAGGTCGTCGAGGTCCTCATCCGCACCCACCGGATGCACAAGGTCGCCGAGGCCGGTGTGGTGGCCCTCGGCAATCCGTACGTGGGTCCGCCGGACGAGCCCAGTGCGGCCGACGGCGAGCGGGTGGACCCCACCCGGCCCGGCTGGCTCTCCCGGCTCCTCGAATGGCAGGCGGCCGCGCCCGACGCCGACACCTTCTGGTCCACCCTGCGCGAGGACCTCGCCCAGGACCGCGAGATCACCGTCTTCCGGCCCGACGGCGGCACCCTGGGCCTGCCCGAGGGCGCGACCTGTGTGGACGCCGCGTACGCGCAGTACGGCGAGGACGCGCACGCGTGCCTGGGTGCTCGTGTCAACGGGCGTCTGGCGACCCTGAGCACCGTCCTGAAGGACGGCGACACCGTCCAGCTCCTCATGGGCCAGGATCCGGCCGCCGAGCCGTCCAAGGAGTGGCTGGAGCACGCACACACTCCCGCCGCCCGGATCGCCATCCAGCGGTGGATCGCGACACATCCCTCGCACGAGACGCAGGGGGAGACGGGGCAGACGGGGCGGACAGGGCAGCAGACGGGGGAGGGGAACGGCACTACCGGTACGGCGGCCGACGTGAAGGCCGCCGCGACGGCCGACGGTGCGAACCCCTTCCGGGCCTCCGCCGCGGAGCCGCCGACTGCCGACACGCCCGACAGCGCGGGTCGGACCGTCTCCGAGCCGCGAACACCCGACGACCGGGCCTCCGACGACCGGGCCTCCGACGACCGGGCCTCCGACGACCGGGCCTCGGACGACCGGGCTTCCAGCGACCGGTCCTCCGACGGTCAGGCCGCGGATCGCTCCGGTGCCGCCGTCGCGCTGGTCGACCAGCCGGGCGCGACCGTACGGCTGGCCGGCTGCTGCACGCCCGTACCGCCCGACGAGATCACCGGCTTCTCCGTGCGCGGGGGAGTGGTCACCGTGCACCGCGTCGAGTGCGCCGCGGTGGCCCGTATGAAGGGCACCGGGCGCGGCGAGGTCGACGTGCGCTGGGGTGACACCGCGGAGTGCCGGGTCACTCTGTTCGCGGAATCGTTCGGCCGCCCGCACCTCCTCGCCGACCTCACCGAGGCCATGGCGGGCGAGGGCGCCGAGATCGTCTCCGCGACGGTCGAACCCCCCAGCCAGCAGCGGGTGCGCCACACGTACACCGTCCAGCTCCCGGACGCGGCCCAGCTGCCCGCGCTGATGAGGGCGATGCGGAACGTGGCCGGCGTCTACGACGTGAGCAGGGCGCAGACGCCTGGGGCATGAGGGGCGGCTTGGGGGACGGGGGTGGGGCCTGGCTGGACCCAGGGCCTTCGGGCGTCCCCGGCGCCTACGTCCTTGAGGGCTCGTTCGACTCGGACAGATCTCATGTCCACGACCGCCCGCGTCTCCGCAACGGGCCCGGAGGACCCCGTTCGAGTGGGCCGGTCGCGCGTCGTCGACGTGGGGCACGCGCGCGCTGGTAGCGGTGGTGCATGCCGCTCACCCCCCACATCCGCACCGGGCCCACCCTCGCCCGCGCCGACCGGTCCGCCCCGGACGCCCCCCACCGCCGTACCGGAAGCGCCCGAAGGCGCAAGGCGGCCGCGCTGCTCGCCTCCGCCGTCTCCGTGTGCCTGCTCGCCGCGAGCGCCCCGGCCGCGCCGCTCGGCGTCGGCGACCGCCTCTTCCCGCACCTCGGCAACCCGGGCTACGACGTGGCGTCGTACGACCTCTCCTTCACCTATTCCGGCAGCAACAGCAAGCCGCTCACCGCCGTCACCACGATCGACGCCTGGACGACGACCGAACTCGACCGCGTCAACCTCGACTTCGCGCACGGCGAGGTCCGGTCGGTGCAGGTCGACGGCCGACCCGCGGCCTTCACCGGCGCAGGTGAGGACCTCGTCGTCACGCCCGACGAACCGCTGCCCGCCGGCAGCTGGATGCGGATCACCGTCCGGCACACGAGCGACCCCGTCTCCGCCGCGGACCGGGAGGGCGGCTGGGTGCGCACCGCGGACGGGCTCGCCATGGCCAACCAGGCCGACGTCGCCCACCTGGTGTTCCCGTGCAACGACCACCCCTCCGACAAAGCGATGTTCACGATCCGGGTCACCGCGCCGGACGGCTACACGGCCGTCGCCAACGGCCTGCCGACCGACGTGGACCGGGGCGCCCGGGCGACGACGTGGACGTACCGCACCCAGCACCCCATGGCCACCGAGCTCGCACAGGTCTCCATCGGGCGCTCCACCGTGCTGCACCGCGACGGCCCGCACGGGCTGCCGGTCCGGGACGTGGTGCCCACGAAGGACCGCGCCGCGCTCGAACCCTGGCTGAAGAAGACCCCCGGCCAGCTCTCCTGGATGGAGGACAAGGTCGGGCCGTACCCCTTCGAGACGTACGGCATCCTCATGGCCGCCGCCGACACCGGTTTCGAGTTGGAGACCCAGACCCTCTCCCTCTTCGAGAAGGACCTCTTCACCGAACCCGCCTACCCCAAGTGGTACGTCGAGTCGATCATGGTCCACGAGCTCGCCCACCAGTGGTTCGGCGACAGCGTCAGCCCCCGCACCTGGTCCGACCTGTGGCTCAACGAAGGACACGCCACCTGGTACGAGGCCCTCTACGCGGAGGAGAAGGCGGGCCGCACCCTTGAGGCCCGGATGAAGGCCGCGTACGGGGCCTCCGACCGCTGGCGCGCCGCCGGGGGGCCACCCGCCGCGCCCAAGCCGCCCAACCCCGGCCAGAAGATCAGCATCTTCCGGCCGAACGTCTACGACGGCGGCGCCCTGGTCCTGTACGCCCTGCGCCAGGAACTGGGCCGCACGTCCTTCGAGGAGCTGGAACGGGCCTGGGTGCAGGAACACCGGGACGGGACCGCGTCGACCGCCGACTTCGTGCACCTCGCCTCCGAGATCTCCGGACGCGACCTCGGCGGCTTCCTGCAGGGCTGGCTCTACGGCGAGAAGACCCCGCCGATGCCCGGACACCCGGACTGGAAGGCCACGCCAGCCACCGCGGGCACCCGCGCCGCACCGGTGAAATAAGGCGGTGACGAGACGCCCCGTGCCGTGCGACCATCTTCAGGTCGGCGCGGCACGGGGCGCGGGAATCTCCCGGGACGTTCGTGCGTTGAAAGACATGACCGCCGAATCGGAATCCCCATCGACGTAAGGATCAAATGACCTCCTCTTCATCCCCTTCCCAGGACACGCAGCGCCTCGCGCACACATACGCCGAAGGTCTTCGGGCCGATGCCCTGATGGAAGAGGACGTCGCCTGGAGCCACGAGATCGACGGAGAGCGGGACGGCGACCAGTTCGACCGCTCCGAGCGCGCGGCCCTGCGCCGTGTCGCCGGTCTCTCCACCGAGCTCGAGGACGTCACCGAGGTCGAGTACCGACAGCTCCGTCTGGAGCGGGTCGTCCTCGTCGGCGTCTGGACCACGGGGACCGCCCAGGACGCCGACAACTCCCTCGCGGAGCTCGCCGCCCTCGCGGAGACCGCGGGCGCACTCGTGCTCGACGGCGTGATCCAGCGTCGCGACAAGCCCGACGCGGCCACCTTCATCGGTTCCGGCAAGGCCCTGGAGCTGCGCGACATCGTCGTGGAGTCCGGCGCCGACACCGTCATCTGTGACGGCGAGCTCAGCCCTGGCCAGCTCATCGCCCTGGAAGACGTCGTCAAGGTCAAGGTCGTCGACCGTACGGCCCTGATCCTCGACATCTTCGCCCAGCACGCCAAGTCCCGTGAGGGCAAGGCGCAGGTCGCGCTCGCGCAGATGCAGTACATGCTGCCGCGACTGCGGGGCTGGGGTCAGTCGCTGTCCCGTCAGATGGGCGGCGGCAAGGGCGGCGGCCTCGCCACCCGTGGTCCCGGTGAGACCAAGATCGAGACGGACCGGCGTCGGATCCGCGAGAAGATGGCGAAGATGCGCCGGGAGATCGCGGACATGAAGACCGGCCGCGAGATCAAGCGCCAGGAACGCAAGCGCCACAAGGTGCCCTCGGTCGCCATCGCGGGCTACACCAACGCCGGCAAGTCGTCCCTGCTCAACCGCCTCACAGGCGCCGGCGTCCTGGTCGAGAACGCCCTGTTCGCGACCCTGGACCCCACCGTCCGCCGGGCCGAGACCCCGAGCGGCCGTCTGTACACCCTGGCGGACACCGTCGGCTTTGTACGGCACCTGCCGCACCACCTGGTCGAGGCGTTCCGCTCCACCATGGAGGAGGTCGGCGAGTCCGACCTGATCCTGCACGTGGTGGACGGCTCGCACCCGAACCCGGAGGAGCAGCTGGCCGCCGTACGCGAGGTGATCAGGGACGTCGGCGCCACCGACGTGCCCGAGATCGTCGTGATCAACAAGGCCGACGCGGCGGACCCGCTGACGCTCCAGCGGCTGATGCGGATCGAGAAGCGTGCCATCGCGGTCTCGGCCCGTACCGGCCAGGGCATCACCGAACTGCTCGCCCTGATCGACAACGAACTGCCCAGGCCGTCCGTCGAGATCGAGGCGCTCGTGCCGTACACCCGCGGCAAGCTGGTCGCCCGCGCCCATGACGAGGGCGAGGTGATCTCCGAGGAGCACACGGCGGAGGGCACCCTGCTCAAGGTGCGGGTGCACGAGGAACTGGCCGCCGAACTCGCGCCGTACGTACCGGCACCCGTCGTGGCCTGAGCCTCGCAGCTCTCCTGAGAGGCCCGCCCCTTTCCGTTTCGAGAAGGGGCGGGCCTTCAGCGTGT
This genomic window contains:
- the dapF gene encoding diaminopimelate epimerase, coding for MRTRIAFLKGHGTENDFVIVPDPENALDLPPAAVAALCDRRAGIGGDGLLHVVRSAEHPEARHLAEEAEWFMDYRNGDGSVAEMCGNGVRVFARYLQRAGHVTEGDLAVATRGGVKSVHIAKDGDVTVGMGKALLPEGDVTVSVGDRSWPARNVNMGNPHAVAFVDDLAHAGDLYSPPPFSPAAAYPSGVNVEFVVDRGPRHVAMRVHERGAGETRSCGTGACAVAVATARRDGADPAATGSPATYTVDVPGGTLVITERPDGEIEMTGPAVIVAEGEIDADWLENAVR
- a CDS encoding HD domain-containing protein, giving the protein MSAEATNPATPGPVAGPAARWRARIDLRRLGRAALLGPAARDRLPDAIGHVAEAHRAHHPDADLEPLRRAWVLAESSHRGQMRKSGEPYITHPLAVTLILAELGAETTTLTASLLHDTVEDTEVTLDQVGEEFGEEVRFLVDGVTKLEKVDYGAAAEPETFRKMLVATGNDVRVMSIKLADRLHNMRTLGVMRPEKQARIAKVTRDVLIPLAERLGVQALKTELEDLVFAILHPEEYEHTRELIVDNASRADDPLAEIAEEVRGVLREAGIQAEVVIRPRHFVSVHRTARKRGRLRGADFGRLLVLVAEDADCYGVLGELHTCMTPVVSEFKDFIAVPKFNLYQSLHTAVARGDGQVVEVLIRTHRMHKVAEAGVVALGNPYVGPPDEPSAADGERVDPTRPGWLSRLLEWQAAAPDADTFWSTLREDLAQDREITVFRPDGGTLGLPEGATCVDAAYAQYGEDAHACLGARVNGRLATLSTVLKDGDTVQLLMGQDPAAEPSKEWLEHAHTPAARIAIQRWIATHPSHETQGETGQTGRTGQQTGEGNGTTGTAADVKAAATADGANPFRASAAEPPTADTPDSAGRTVSEPRTPDDRASDDRASDDRASDDRASDDRASSDRSSDGQAADRSGAAVALVDQPGATVRLAGCCTPVPPDEITGFSVRGGVVTVHRVECAAVARMKGTGRGEVDVRWGDTAECRVTLFAESFGRPHLLADLTEAMAGEGAEIVSATVEPPSQQRVRHTYTVQLPDAAQLPALMRAMRNVAGVYDVSRAQTPGA
- a CDS encoding M1 family metallopeptidase, which translates into the protein MPLTPHIRTGPTLARADRSAPDAPHRRTGSARRRKAAALLASAVSVCLLAASAPAAPLGVGDRLFPHLGNPGYDVASYDLSFTYSGSNSKPLTAVTTIDAWTTTELDRVNLDFAHGEVRSVQVDGRPAAFTGAGEDLVVTPDEPLPAGSWMRITVRHTSDPVSAADREGGWVRTADGLAMANQADVAHLVFPCNDHPSDKAMFTIRVTAPDGYTAVANGLPTDVDRGARATTWTYRTQHPMATELAQVSIGRSTVLHRDGPHGLPVRDVVPTKDRAALEPWLKKTPGQLSWMEDKVGPYPFETYGILMAAADTGFELETQTLSLFEKDLFTEPAYPKWYVESIMVHELAHQWFGDSVSPRTWSDLWLNEGHATWYEALYAEEKAGRTLEARMKAAYGASDRWRAAGGPPAAPKPPNPGQKISIFRPNVYDGGALVLYALRQELGRTSFEELERAWVQEHRDGTASTADFVHLASEISGRDLGGFLQGWLYGEKTPPMPGHPDWKATPATAGTRAAPVK
- the hflX gene encoding GTPase HflX is translated as MTSSSSPSQDTQRLAHTYAEGLRADALMEEDVAWSHEIDGERDGDQFDRSERAALRRVAGLSTELEDVTEVEYRQLRLERVVLVGVWTTGTAQDADNSLAELAALAETAGALVLDGVIQRRDKPDAATFIGSGKALELRDIVVESGADTVICDGELSPGQLIALEDVVKVKVVDRTALILDIFAQHAKSREGKAQVALAQMQYMLPRLRGWGQSLSRQMGGGKGGGLATRGPGETKIETDRRRIREKMAKMRREIADMKTGREIKRQERKRHKVPSVAIAGYTNAGKSSLLNRLTGAGVLVENALFATLDPTVRRAETPSGRLYTLADTVGFVRHLPHHLVEAFRSTMEEVGESDLILHVVDGSHPNPEEQLAAVREVIRDVGATDVPEIVVINKADAADPLTLQRLMRIEKRAIAVSARTGQGITELLALIDNELPRPSVEIEALVPYTRGKLVARAHDEGEVISEEHTAEGTLLKVRVHEELAAELAPYVPAPVVA